The Chthoniobacterales bacterium genome includes a window with the following:
- a CDS encoding Maf family protein: protein MSESIERVSASRLVLASGSPRRRELLAEAGIEAVCEPTDVEELTVADGPPYGLALANAELKAMSIALSRPDRIVLGADTIVVFEGDVYGKPRDHDHAFEMLSRLVGHVHEVITGVCLVEWGRTAMVKFHEVTRVRFKRLSAEEIQAYLASIDPLDKAGAYAAQEDDGRIIECLEGSFSNVVGLPIERVREALVANFPGELA from the coding sequence TTGAGCGAGTCGATCGAACGAGTGTCCGCCTCCCGGCTCGTGCTGGCGTCGGGCTCGCCGCGCCGCCGGGAATTGCTTGCCGAGGCTGGGATCGAGGCCGTTTGCGAGCCGACTGATGTCGAGGAGCTGACCGTCGCCGACGGGCCACCGTATGGACTCGCTCTGGCGAACGCGGAGCTCAAGGCCATGTCGATTGCGCTTTCCCGGCCGGACCGCATCGTTCTCGGGGCGGATACCATCGTCGTCTTCGAGGGCGACGTTTACGGGAAGCCTCGCGATCACGACCACGCCTTCGAGATGCTCAGCCGCCTGGTCGGGCACGTGCACGAAGTCATCACCGGCGTGTGCCTGGTCGAATGGGGGCGCACGGCGATGGTCAAATTTCACGAGGTGACTCGCGTCCGGTTCAAGCGCCTCTCCGCGGAGGAAATTCAGGCTTACCTCGCCTCGATCGACCCGCTCGACAAAGCCGGCGCCTACGCGGCGCAGGAGGATGACGGCCGCATCATCGAATGCCTCGAGGGATCGTTCTCGAACGTCGTGGGACTTCCGATCGAACGCGTCCGCGAAGCGCTGGTCGCAAACTTTCCCGGCGAGCTGGCGTAG
- the ruvX gene encoding Holliday junction resolvase RuvX — protein MKRALGIDPGDVRVGVAISDELKFLAHPLETIDVRRTPAIARIRELVTSRDVDAIVIGLPRNMDGSHGPAAEKAAKFIDALRAAINDPAVRIIGLDERMTTLSAQRSLREAGRKAHEQKNIIDQAAAQVILQSWLDAQAGGLSSL, from the coding sequence ATGAAACGCGCCCTTGGCATCGATCCCGGAGACGTTCGCGTGGGCGTAGCCATCAGTGACGAACTCAAATTTCTCGCGCATCCGCTCGAGACGATCGACGTTCGCCGCACGCCGGCCATCGCCCGCATCCGCGAACTCGTCACCAGCCGCGATGTCGACGCGATCGTGATCGGCCTGCCGCGCAACATGGATGGCTCCCACGGGCCCGCCGCCGAGAAGGCCGCCAAATTTATCGACGCCCTGCGTGCCGCGATCAACGATCCCGCCGTGCGCATCATTGGCCTCGACGAGCGCATGACCACGCTCTCCGCCCAGCGCTCGCTGCGCGAGGCCGGCCGCAAGGCTCACGAGCAGAAGAACATCATCGACCAGGCGGCAGCGCAGGTGATTCTGCAAAGCTGGCTCGACGCCCAGGCCGGCGGCCTCTCGAGCCTTTGA
- the dnaB gene encoding replicative DNA helicase has translation MPDSQASLPENPPSFDGDAKSGKRARKGDYPQKQASYLPDIHRTLPQSLDAEKGVLCSALLSPGNVLGECIERLSEIHFYQPAHQIIYREMITLQNAAKPVDFITLTQALKDKGELDKAGGAAAISELFTFVPTSSNADYYIDIVREKFLLRQLIQTCTEFAGRAYDEQGEVKVLLDEAESKVMQIGEERFKGVFADMRTEVMRAIENIEKLYKNRGGLSGLSTGFKKLDEMTSGLHGAEMFVVAARPSMGKTAFAMNIAEHVAVNCNKAVGVFSLEMSANQLVQRLLCSHARVNLGHVRDGFLSQQDVNKITKTAGVLSKSQIYIDDTAGISVLELRAKARRMKDRHNIELIVIDYLQLLRSTTKRGQDNRQIEIAEISNGIKALAKELDIPIIVLAQLNRNPDARTGNAKGRPRMSDLRESGSIEQDADVIGLLVRSEVYEDDEDEKKEKAGEATLIIAKQRNGPVGDVPLTFLKEFTRFEDRADAPSDDSH, from the coding sequence ATGCCCGATTCTCAGGCTAGTCTGCCGGAGAATCCCCCGTCGTTCGACGGGGACGCGAAATCCGGAAAGCGCGCCCGCAAAGGGGATTATCCCCAAAAACAGGCGAGTTATTTACCGGATATTCACAGAACACTCCCGCAGAGTCTCGACGCCGAAAAAGGCGTTCTCTGTTCCGCCCTGCTCTCGCCCGGCAACGTGCTCGGCGAGTGCATCGAGCGGCTGAGCGAGATTCACTTCTATCAGCCGGCCCATCAGATCATCTACCGGGAGATGATCACGCTGCAGAACGCAGCCAAGCCGGTCGACTTCATCACGCTCACCCAGGCGCTCAAGGACAAGGGCGAGCTCGACAAGGCCGGTGGGGCTGCCGCGATCTCGGAGTTGTTCACATTCGTGCCAACCTCGAGCAATGCCGATTACTACATCGATATTGTCCGCGAGAAATTTCTCCTGCGGCAGCTGATTCAGACCTGCACGGAATTCGCCGGCCGCGCCTACGACGAGCAGGGCGAAGTGAAGGTCCTCCTCGACGAAGCCGAGTCCAAAGTGATGCAAATCGGCGAGGAGCGCTTCAAGGGCGTGTTCGCCGACATGCGCACCGAGGTAATGAGGGCGATCGAGAACATCGAGAAGCTTTACAAGAACCGCGGCGGACTTTCCGGCCTCTCCACAGGTTTTAAGAAGCTCGACGAAATGACGAGCGGCCTGCACGGCGCGGAAATGTTCGTCGTCGCCGCCCGTCCTTCAATGGGCAAGACCGCCTTCGCCATGAACATCGCCGAGCACGTCGCGGTGAACTGCAACAAGGCGGTAGGCGTGTTCAGTCTCGAAATGAGCGCGAACCAGCTCGTCCAGCGTCTGCTCTGCTCGCACGCGCGCGTGAACCTCGGCCACGTCCGCGACGGCTTCCTCTCCCAGCAGGACGTCAACAAGATCACCAAGACCGCCGGCGTCCTTTCGAAGAGCCAGATCTACATCGACGACACCGCCGGCATCAGCGTTCTCGAGTTGCGCGCGAAGGCCCGCCGCATGAAGGATCGCCACAACATCGAGCTGATCGTCATCGACTATCTTCAGCTCCTGCGCTCGACGACGAAACGAGGCCAGGACAACCGCCAGATCGAAATCGCGGAAATTTCCAACGGCATCAAGGCGCTCGCCAAGGAGCTCGATATCCCGATCATCGTTCTCGCGCAGCTCAATCGTAATCCCGACGCCCGCACCGGCAATGCGAAAGGCCGCCCGCGCATGAGCGACCTGCGCGAATCCGGCTCCATCGAGCAGGATGCCGACGTCATTGGCCTGCTCGTGCGCTCCGAGGTCTATGAGGATGACGAAGACGAGAAGAAGGAGAAAGCCGGTGAAGCGACGCTCATCATCGCAAAGCAGCGTAACGGCCCGGTCGGCGACGTCCCCCTGACCTTCCTCAAGGAGTTCACGCGTTTCGAGGATCGCGCGGACGCCCCGTCGGACGACTCGCACTAA